In Bradyrhizobium sp. 200, the sequence TGGCGGATCTCGTCCAGCAGCTCCAGCACCTGCTTCTGCACCGAGACGTCGAGCGCCGAGACCGCCTCGTCGGCTATCAGCAGTTCGGGCTCCATGGCGAGCGCACGGGCGATGCAGATGCGCTGGCGCTGGCCGCCGGAGAATTGATGCGGGTAGCGGTCGAGCGCATTGGAATCGAGATGCACCGTCTCCATCAGCTTTCTCGCCCTCGCCAGCGCATGCGCCTTGCTGAGGCCGAAGTTCATCGGCCCTTCGATGATCGAATCACCGATGGTCATCCGCGGGTTGAGCGAACGGTAGGGATCTTGGAATATGATCTGCACCCGGCGGCGGTGCGGACGCAGGTGCGACGGCGAGAGGGTAGCGATTTCGGTATCGCCGAGGAACACCTTGCCCTCGGTCGGATCAATCAGCCGGGCGATGCAACGCGCCACCGTCGATTTGCCGGAGCCAGATTCGCCGACGATACCCAGCGTCTCGCCCTTTCGGATGTCGAGATCGACATCGACGGCGGCCTTCACCACGCGCGCCTTCTGGAAGAAGCCGTGCACTGCGTAGGTCTTGCCGAGCTTCTCAGTACGCAGGGCGGTGACGCCCTCCTTGCGCACGCCGCGATGCACCGGATGGATCGACGGCACCGAGGAGATCAGCATCTTGGTGTAGCCCTGCTGCGGACGGGACAGAATCTGCTCGGTAGGTCCTATCTCGACCAGCTGGCCCCAGCGCAGCACGGCCACGCGATGGGCGATCTCGGCGACCACGCCGAAATCGTGGGTGATGAACAGCACGCCGGTGCCCTGGCTCGCCTGCAGGTCGGTGATCAGCTTCAGGATCTCGGCCTGCGTCGTGACGTCGAGCGCCGTGGTCGGCTCGTCAGCGATCAGCAGCACCGGATCGAGCACCAGCGCCATGGCGATCATGATGCGCTGACGCTGGCCGCCCGAGAGCTGATGCGGGTAGGAGGCGTAGATGCGCTCCGGCTCCGGCAGCTTCACGCGGCTCAGGATGGAAATGATCTTGGCCTTGCGCGCCGCCGGGTCGAGGTTGGTGTGCGTGTTGAGTACCTCGTCGATCTGCTCGCCGCAGGTCATGACCGGATTGAGCGCGGTCATCGGCTCCTGGAAGATCATCGACATGCGCGTGCAGCGCAACTCGCGCAGACGTTTTCCGCTCGCCGTCAGCACGTTCTCGCCTTCCAGCAAGATCTCGCCAGCGCTCGGCTTGAGCGCCTTGGCGAGCAGGCCCATGACGGTGAAGGCGATCATCGATTTGCCCGACCCCGATTCGCCTACCAAGCAGACG encodes:
- a CDS encoding ABC transporter ATP-binding protein; this translates as MARRVGGGPVLEVRNLTVDLPPGADRPHAVENVNFTVSPGEIVCLVGESGSGKSMIAFTVMGLLAKALKPSAGEILLEGENVLTASGKRLRELRCTRMSMIFQEPMTALNPVMTCGEQIDEVLNTHTNLDPAARKAKIISILSRVKLPEPERIYASYPHQLSGGQRQRIMIAMALVLDPVLLIADEPTTALDVTTQAEILKLITDLQASQGTGVLFITHDFGVVAEIAHRVAVLRWGQLVEIGPTEQILSRPQQGYTKMLISSVPSIHPVHRGVRKEGVTALRTEKLGKTYAVHGFFQKARVVKAAVDVDLDIRKGETLGIVGESGSGKSTVARCIARLIDPTEGKVFLGDTEIATLSPSHLRPHRRRVQIIFQDPYRSLNPRMTIGDSIIEGPMNFGLSKAHALARARKLMETVHLDSNALDRYPHQFSGGQRQRICIARALAMEPELLIADEAVSALDVSVQKQVLELLDEIRQRLDLAVLFITHDLRVAAQICDYVAVMSQGRVVEYGAAEQIFGSPRHEYTKALFAAAPGRRWEFGKFAS